The genomic segment AACATCTGTTTCTGGGGCTAATCTTTCAGGTGCAGAAATGTCTATTACTGTGGTCCAGAGTGCCAGAGGTCAGACTGGTCAGAGCACAGGAAGGTTTGTCAAGAGCTGCGTCTGGTAGCTGTGGACCGTCTCATGGAATGGCTTCTAGTCACAGGTGAAGTGGTGGTGTTGGAGAACTCTGCCACAGTGGTCATAGTTGGTTGTACTTGGAGAAAGATATGAAAACATGTTGTTACGAGGAAAACATGAGAAACTGGGTGGAGCACTCCTGGTCACAAGTTGGAAGAGTAAATTTGGAAGGAATATTGAAGCCAGGAAAGGATTAGGTCACTCTTATCCCTTCTTTCCTGCAGGTGCTTTTGTCCTACCTTCAGGACCTTGGCCATGCCTGGCTGAAGTTGTACAGGGCTGGGATACCTGGTTTTCTTTGCGGTGTTTACAGCTAGATGCTACACTGGATGCTGTACTAGGTAGTCATGCCATGACCACCCTGTGGGCCAACGTAGGACGGCCAAAGCCAGACCCAGATGTCCTGCAGGGCTCTTTGAAACGGCTGCTGACAGATGCCCTATCACGGCCCTTGACACTGGGCCTTGGGCTTCGGGCCTTGGGGATAGATGTTCGGAAGATTGGGGGAAGCACAGTGCATGTGGTTGGTGCTTCCCATGTGGAGACATTCCTCACTCGCCCTGGGGACTATGATGAGCTTGGCTACATGTTTCCTGGACACCTAGGCCTCCGTGTGATCATGGTGGGTATAGACGTATCTGCTGGCTTTACAAAGAGCACCTCAACTTCCCCCCTGGAACCTGGCACAGTTCAGCTTAGTGGCCATAGGGGCCTCTATCATGACTTCTGGGAGGAGCAGGTAGAGACTGGACAGATAGCCCATCCAGATTTGGTGGTGGCATTCCATCCAGGTAAGAGTCATTCAGGGGAATACCGAGTGGCTTTTCTGGGAGTTTTCCATCCTGACTCTTATATCTCCTCTATTTGGAACCCCATTCATTTGGTCAGGTTAAACACAATATGATGACAACCTTGGTTGATCATTAGCCATATGTGCTATACCTGGGTTTAGAATTTTCCATTGCAGAACGTGGGGTGGATGATggtggtaaatgagcattggagGTGAGCAaggtgaggggaggggtggaCACAATCAAAAAAGTATCTTGCTTAGGGTCTACCTCAGCCTTTCCCCTCTCTATatccatttctgttgttttcttcccCCCATAGGTTTCCATGCTTCCCCAGACTTGATGGAGGCTTGGCTGCCCACCCTCCTGCTACTTCGTGATTATGAGATCCCTACATTGATCACTGTTTACAGGTTTCAACCTCTTCCTATTTGTGATACCTCCCTGACTCACTCATACCTCTCTCTGTATAGATGAGCTCAtttctctcccccttgctcatctTCTGTCTTCTGGtgagcattttcttcctttccacactTGGCTTTCTAATCCCCTTGGTCCAAGTCCTATGCTAGTTAATCAGGTACTTAGTGAGACATTTGGGAGGGAAGGATACCCTTGCCCATCTAGCCTTTGGTAATTTTGGGGATTAATGAGTCCAGAAGTATCAAGTTCTGAGGAATTTCTCTCCTACGTCTCTCATAATTAGCagagcaatttctttttctttctttctttctttttttttttccatctgtctcCTACAGCCATCAGGAATTGGCAGCTTCTTTGCAGATTCTGGTGGACCTGGATACACACATCACTGCCTATGGAGCTAACCCTTTCGCGTCCCTCAAACCTGAACAGGTCTATTCCAACCCCAACAAGCAACCAGTATATTGCAGTGCCTACTATATCATGTTTCTTGGAAGTTCCTGCCAGCTGGATAAGAAGCAACTGGAAGAGAAAGTAGATGGTGAGGTTTAAATAGCTGAGCCAGATCCTGACTGGACTTCTAGAAAATTGGGAGGTTGTAATGAAATTACTCTGCTGATGTCAGGTTGTTGCCAACTTTGAAATCCGCTATATCCTAAACCTCAGCCACTTGTCAGGTAAAGATTCTAAGCTGAATGGGAGTTCCTATATGATGTGACTCTTTTCTAAGAGATTAGCTACAAGTAGCTTCCAGAGACAGGATTCTAGATTTAATGTGTGGCAAGAGGCCCTGGTATCAGTCTTTCCAGAGCCTAGAATTACTAACATTTTCCTTTGTGAGAAAGTTGTACCTTTGACTTGAATAAGATGCTGCCAAGGAAAAGAATGGCAccttatttttctggaaaagacTTTCTTATCCAGCAATTCGGACTGAAAAATTGAAAGGTGTTAATGACTTGAAGTGGTACAAGAATGGGCAAATCAGAGAAGTGGTTGGGAACATGG from the Halichoerus grypus chromosome 7, mHalGry1.hap1.1, whole genome shotgun sequence genome contains:
- the MSS51 gene encoding putative protein MSS51 homolog, mitochondrial; the protein is MAPRPRQRRHKKPPSSVTPMVVTPPTVVTSVPLTLSKPDPSIDTLGFFSLDNNVPGLSQLILQKLNMKSYEEYKLVLDGGASLSGFGFGCLQEMFQKMEDTFRFCAHCRALPSGLSDPKVLRQCQRCRNVYYCGPECQRSDWSEHRKVCQELRLVAVDRLMEWLLVTGAFVLPSGPWPCLAEVVQGWDTWFSLRCLQLDATLDAVLGSHAMTTLWANVGRPKPDPDVLQGSLKRLLTDALSRPLTLGLGLRALGIDVRKIGGSTVHVVGASHVETFLTRPGDYDELGYMFPGHLGLRVIMVGIDVSAGFTKSTSTSPLEPGTVQLSGHRGLYHDFWEEQVETGQIAHPDLVVAFHPGFHASPDLMEAWLPTLLLLRDYEIPTLITVYSHQELAASLQILVDLDTHITAYGANPFASLKPEQVYSNPNKQPVYCSAYYIMFLGSSCQLDKKQLEEKVDGEV